One Lycium barbarum isolate Lr01 chromosome 5, ASM1917538v2, whole genome shotgun sequence genomic window carries:
- the LOC132640103 gene encoding uncharacterized protein LOC132640103: MRFKRGSKVEVINTKKLVTNQEIGQVVEVFDESSWKAAKIVKVLDRDYYLVRQTGCLKELCVHRSNTRVLTYWQDEERDLKRKGSGLCGRPDQLSALKPAKKVSKVLSFSARNRSLVADDHLASQECTELRKSHISSSLLLNRVSQVALSKNETFRNIQDLEATERAFKRRRVVPAVLKGQVNVSAKCKENIMGEKYVSDGYCALEQTKRSDACSVGSCSINDKFSNLSPEEVCSDAESFQDSADKEEVAAGIHSLELHAYRCTLEALYASGPLSWDQEALLTNLRISLHISNDEHLAELKTLISAGTGFHIS, encoded by the exons ATGAGGTTTAAAAGGGGAAGCAAAGTGGAGGTAATAAATACGAAGAAATTGGTTACGAATCAGGAAATTGGTCAAGTTGTGGAGGTATTTGATGAATCTTCTTGGAAGGCTGCTAAAATTGTGAAGGTTCTGGATAGAGACTATTATTTGGTACGACAGACTGGATGCTTGAAGGAGCTTTGTGTGCACAGATCAAACACCAGAGTGCTAACATATTGGCAAGATGAGGAACGGGACTTGAAAAGGAAG GGATCTGGATTGTGTGGGAGACCTGACCAACTATCAGCTTTAAAACCTGCTAAAAAGGTGAGCAAGGTCCTGTCTTTTAGCGCAAGGAATAGATCTCTGGTTGCGGATGATCATTTAGCTTCTCAGGAGTGTACTGAGTTGCGGAAGTCTCATATTAGCTCTTCGTTATTACTGAATAGGGTATCCCAAGTTGCCCTCTCTAAAAATGAAACCTTTAGAAACATTCAGGATTTAGAGGCAACTGAGAGAGCTTTTAAAAGACGGAGAGTGGTGCCAGCTGTCTTAAAGGGACAAGTCAATGTTAGTGCCAAGTGCAAAGAGAATATAATGGGTGAGAAATATGTATCTGATGGATATTGTGCATTGGAGCAAACCAAAAGAAGTGATGCCTGTTCCGTTGGTAGTTGTAGTATCAACGATAAATTTTCTAACTTATCCCCAGAAGAAGTATGCAGTGATGCAGAGTCTTTTCAAGATTCTGCAGATAAGGAGGAAGTAGCAGCAGGTATTCATAGCTTGGAGTTACATGCTTATCGGTGCACTTTGGAGGCATTGTATGCGTCCGGTCCCTTAAGTTGGGACCAAGAAGCATTGTTAACTAATCTTCGAATCTCGCTCCATATTTCAAATGATGAACATTTAGCAGAGCTGAAGACTTTAATTTCTGCTGGAACTGGTTTTCATATCAGTTGA
- the LOC132640102 gene encoding beta-D-glucosyl crocetin beta-1,6-glucosyltransferase-like, with protein sequence MAEQHTTNLRLLMFPYLAYGHLTPFLEVAKKLSDRGFSIDLCSTPINLSFTKKKIPHKYSSSIHLVEFHLPDLPELPPHHHTTNGLPVHLQSTLYKAIIMAKPQFYQILKDQKPDVLIHDIMQPWAAGVASSLNIPAIKFCIASSAMCCYFGHFYYKPGVEFPFPALYLKDYEKAIERPYEVEVEEEGERIMMLNSSRAIDAKYMDYLSEIGKAKILPTGVEFQYLEDAGDVVETELIKWLGKNKEHSTVYVSFGSEYLLTKEEMEEVAYGLELSNVHFIWVVRFPRGEEQVVNKLEEAIPQGFLERIGERGRIVEGWAPQARILKHQSIGAFVTHCGWNSILESIEFGVPIIALPMNFYSDQPMSARLIVEKGVAMEIARDGNGKLLRGNIAEVIRDVIFGEQIGEDLRRKVKSLGENIGLLREKEMDEVVEVIAQICDKNQSKNAFT encoded by the exons ATGGCTGAACAACATACAACAAATCTGAGACTACTAATGTTTCCATACTTAGCTTATGGTCACCTCACACCTTTCCTTGAGGTAGCCAAGAAACTCTCAGATAGAGGCTTCTCCATTGACTTGTGTTCAACTCCCATTAATCTTAGTTTCACCAAGAAAAAAATTCCACACAAGTACTCTTCCTCAATTCACCTAGTGGAATTCCATTTACCAGACTTGCCTGAACTTCCTCCTCATCATCACACAACCAATGGCCTTCCAGTCCATCTTCAATCCACTCTCTACAAAGCCATCATCATGGCAAAACCGCAATTTTACCAAATCCTGAAAGATCAAAAACCTGATGTGTTAATACATGATATAATGCAACCATGGGCAGCAGGGGTTGCATCTAGTCTCAACATCCCAGCAATAAAATTTTGCATTGCAAGTTCAGCTATGTGTTGTTACTTTGGCCATTTTTATTACAAACCAGGAGTGGAATTCCCTTTCCCAGCTCTCTATCTCAAGGATTATGAGAAAGCGATAGAGCGTCCGTATGAGGTTGAAGTGGAGGAAGAAGGTGAGAGAATCATGATGCTGAATAGCTCTAGAGCAATAGATGCAAAGTACATGGATTATCTTTCTGAAATAGGCAAAGCAAAGATTCTGCCTACTGGAGTAGAATTTCAATATCTTGAAGATGCAG GGGATGTGGTGGAAACAGAACTCATTAAATGGCTTGGGAAGAATAAGGAGCATTCAACTGTGTATGTCTCATTTGGGAGTGAGTATCTCTTGACAAAGGAAGAAATGGAAGAGGTAGCTTATGGATTAGAGCTTAGCAATGTTCATTTCATATGGGTTGTAAGGTTTCCAAGAGGAGAAGAACAAGTTGTTAATAAACTTGAAGAGGCAATTCCTCAAGGTTTTCTTGAAAGAATTGGAGAAAGGGGAAGGATAGTTGAAGGATGGGCCCCACAGGCAAGAATTCTAAAGCATCAAAGTATTGGAGCATTTGTAACTCACTGTGGTTGGAATTCAATACTTGAAAGCATAGAGTTTGGTGTTCCAATCATAGCTCTGCCTATGAACTTTTACTCAGATCAGCCTATGAGTGCTAGATTGATTGTAGAAAAGGGAGTAGCCATGGAGATTGCGAGAGATGGAAATGGGAAGCTTCTTAGAGGTAATATAGCTGAGGTTATTAGAGATGTTATTTTTGGCGAACAAATTGGGGAGGATTTGAGGAGGAAAGTGAAGAGTCTTGGTGAGAATATAGGATTGTTAAGAGAGAAAGAGATGGATGAAGTTGTTGAGGTGATAGCACAAATTTGTGACAAGAATCAGTCCAAGAATGCGTTTACATGA